From a region of the Oceanithermus desulfurans genome:
- a CDS encoding RsmB/NOP family class I SAM-dependent RNA methyltransferase produces MNVREDPRALALGVLVKVGRGRFAAPTLDLALSRSGPEPQAAGLATDLVYGTLRRLRWIDWSLKPLLRRPERLPEAVRWALRAGGYEKLFTPRPPYASVNAWVEVAARSHPRLRGLVNAVLRRLEPRPAPEAVRLGLPDFLYEEWRARFGDPGWMEALNEPAPLWLTLFPGGEAELAAQGVPFEAGPVPGNVRVHGFSVRRIAAFRKGLAQPQNPASLLAAQLLEAGSGERVLDLAGGAALKAAWLAARGAQVTSVDADARRQRAGRRNLARLGLEVAFLTRDLTRPLDLTAPKVLLDAPCLGTGTLRGHPELRMRLEPEALEPTVRLQARLLETAARATEPGGLLVYAVCSLTEAEGEEQVARFLQAHPEFEPVEIESPVPLLARGHGVYVRPENGLDGFYYARLRRRS; encoded by the coding sequence ATGAACGTACGCGAAGACCCCAGGGCGCTGGCCCTGGGGGTTCTCGTCAAGGTCGGGCGGGGCAGGTTCGCCGCCCCGACCCTCGACCTGGCGCTCTCGCGGAGCGGGCCGGAGCCCCAGGCGGCGGGGCTCGCCACCGACCTGGTCTACGGGACACTGCGCCGGCTGCGCTGGATCGACTGGAGCCTGAAGCCGTTGCTGCGGCGCCCCGAACGGCTGCCCGAGGCGGTGCGCTGGGCGCTGCGCGCGGGCGGCTACGAAAAACTCTTCACGCCGCGCCCCCCGTACGCGTCGGTGAACGCCTGGGTGGAGGTCGCGGCCCGGAGCCATCCCCGGCTGCGCGGCCTGGTGAACGCGGTGCTGCGGCGGCTGGAGCCGCGGCCCGCCCCGGAGGCGGTGCGGCTGGGTCTCCCCGACTTCCTCTACGAGGAGTGGCGCGCGCGCTTTGGCGACCCCGGCTGGATGGAGGCCCTCAACGAGCCGGCCCCGCTCTGGCTCACGCTCTTCCCCGGGGGCGAAGCGGAGCTGGCGGCGCAGGGGGTACCGTTCGAAGCCGGCCCCGTGCCCGGCAACGTACGCGTCCACGGTTTCTCGGTGCGCCGCATCGCGGCCTTCCGCAAGGGGTTGGCGCAGCCCCAGAACCCCGCTTCGCTGCTGGCGGCGCAGCTGCTCGAGGCCGGTTCGGGCGAGCGCGTCCTCGACCTGGCCGGCGGCGCCGCCCTCAAGGCCGCCTGGCTGGCCGCCCGGGGAGCACAGGTGACCAGCGTGGACGCGGACGCACGCCGCCAGCGGGCAGGCCGGCGCAACCTGGCCCGTCTGGGCCTGGAGGTGGCGTTCCTGACCCGCGATCTCACACGCCCCCTCGACCTTACGGCGCCCAAGGTGCTGCTCGACGCGCCCTGCCTGGGCACCGGCACGCTAAGGGGCCACCCCGAACTGCGCATGCGGCTCGAGCCGGAAGCGCTCGAACCCACGGTGCGGCTCCAGGCGCGGCTGCTCGAAACCGCCGCCCGCGCCACCGAACCCGGCGGTCTGCTCGTCTACGCCGTTTGCTCGCTCACCGAAGCCGAGGGCGAGGAGCAGGTCGCCCGGTTCCTACAGGCCCACCCGGAGTTCGAGCCGGTGGAAATCGAAAGCCCCGTGCCCCTGCTGGCACGGGGACACGGGGTCTACGTCCGACCCGAAAACGGGCTGGACGGGTTCTACTACGCGCGGCTGCGGCGCCGGAGCTAG